tctttttcagaggggctacagaatcaagcgtttcacgcagtgaggttacagcgctgtcaacaacatgatcaatttggtagggagtgggattgaagcagctgccctccactatgtttatacttggcatagatgcaaataaagatggaatcattttcttaaatttattaacagcgttgtcggataaacatcaAATCCAATGACTGAAAGCAACACATAGACTCCACCATTGCTGAAATGATTTTTAAGTCTTTACCCTTATTGCATTCCCCACCCCAAAGTGAACACTGTGGCGCCTGGgggggtttggtgccttgctctcacctcagtcgtggtattgaaggtggagagcgcactggctattcactctgacCCACCAACAATTCCAGCTGGccctgagactcaaacctgcaaccTTCGGGTTACAAGCATCTATGCATTTGGCCGTGACTGTTTTCAATGTCTGTAAGCTGTAAATATACCTGGATCATTTAAATAATCATAAAGATATTACACATAGGGAGTACTGTGTCtcaaatgcatgtttttttgtagTGAGAGAAATGTCAGTGCTATTATTGTGATTGGAAACTTCGATAAAATTTCTTTATCCTTAGTTTGAGCAAAATGGGCTACTGTACTTAAAATCAACAAGCAACATTTCAGAGGCATGGTACAAGTTACATTTATCTCTTAAAATGACCATATTGTCATACTGTACTCGCCGATTCCCACTGTCACTGACCTAATGTTATTAATTAACACTactaattttttttctgcttcacaTTTCAACTGTTTATATCGCTGCTTGTTAGGTAATGCTCCTTACACTCCAATGGAGAGCACAATGAGTTAATTACCCTTTTTATGTAACACACTGATTGGATTAAATGACATAGTCAACTGCAGAACAATCAAACCACCATTACCTGGCTCTGACTTTTCTTTCTAATCTTTTAGGATGTAGAGGAGTGGAACATTGGCCACCTGAACTCTATCTTGGATGTTATTGAGGAGGACTGTGGTGTATCCATTCAGGGGGTTAACACTCCATATCTGTACTTTGGCATGTGGAAGACCACCTTCTCCTGGCACACAGAAGATATGGACCTGTACAGCATCAACTACCTCCACTTTGGAGAGCCCAAGTCCTGGTTAGTGTGGGGCAGGGATTCAGTTGCAGATGGTAAACATGTAAAGAATCAGCAGTTATGTAACATAATGGAATCCAGAACAACAGTATTACAGCCTAAACAAACTTAAACTGGACATTGTGGAGGtcatgttctgttacatttttttcttttttataatagAATCATAATCATGTTTTAAGTAAACATTGGCTTGTATTATGCTGACTATTCAGcctttttagtttttgctttGACAAAGTAAAATTGAAGCAATTAAAATCATTGTTTGTGTAAAAAGATGTGTAGTTAACTGGAATGATCCTGGGACATTTAGAAAGCATTAGCTAAATTTGTTGCATATGCCCCTTCGGATGTTCACTTAGCACTTTTTTGCACACTGAGGAGGTTAGGGGTGAAAGCATCATATGGTTTGATTCTTTGGAAACGTTGGGGTTGTTCTTGCCTGTGcagtagagaaaagaaaagttgaaTTTTTATCAGTCAGCCATATAGTATGCTCTACATTGTTTCTGTAAATTTGTCCCACAGTAGTAGTAGTGTAATATTAATAAGAACATTTTTTCCTAATACTACTGTCATTTCATGGTCTGTCTCTTTCCATGTCTTCATACGTATGTCACACTGGTGACAGCTGATTTCTCTGTCTACATGGTGTAGTTATTTTCAGTAGGCATATAGGTGGATGAGGTTCTTGTAAAGTTGTCTTGTAGGttgggtgattttttttattttttatttttttttcttcttacctATTTACCTATCTAAGTTTTCAAACAGTGTTTTAGAATCTCAtagaatatagtgtactgacCCTACCAACATGTTAAGATGAATCACAAAATATGCATCACATTGCTCTAATTGTTAAAGCACCAACATTGTTTAACACAAGATGAGCTGGATTATTAGAAGATGATAAAGTGAAAGAAGAGTTGAAGAATAGGTAGATTAAAactgagtttattttttatttttttttctcagttttctgtgctccatttatttctctgtcttGCCCTGGAGGGAGTTCTGCTCATTAGAGCAGTGAGCCCTGCAACCCCACATGGATCAGTGTCACAGCTAGACAGTGTcatacatttacacagaaacacacatacacacttacaaAGAGTTGTCTAATGTGTCAAgtacccacacacatgcatacccTTATCATGTAGCGTGCACAGACATACACTTTCATGTTGTTGCTATTTTGACATCTCATCCCTGGAGAGGAGCAGCTTAAAGATGCACGTCTCTCTCCTCTTCAGAACTCCCCACCCCCTCCAACTCCCTGTGTCACCTCCACCTGAGGTTGACTGTCCCTCTCATCCTTTCTCTCACTTCTTTGGTAAGCTGACAGGTGATATGCTGATAGAAATGCAACAGACCTGAGGGTGGATGGTGCGAGTCAAATGGAATATCTAGTCAAACGTTGAGGGAATTCTGTCACCCTCGCTGTGTTTTTCACTGGGAACTTTGGGCACAGTTTAATTTCACATTCCGTCACAACAAAATGGAATATAAAGTCAAAACAGTCTGTTAAGTTTGACCTCAACAGCAAACTGTGaaggttattttgtttttggtgagATGGATTTGGTCTTGCATTTGCAAAACCTAACACCAAGGGTATTATGTGGCAACGTCTACAGGAAATTTGTACATAGGTATGAGATTATGGATAACATCTTCATGTATACTGTAATGTAACATGCTGGAAAAGGTTTACCAGATTTCTTGCAGTAATTCATTTATTCACCACTTGATGGCAGTCTTGAAATTGTGAGGGTCTCCTaatagtgtgtgtttgactgttgACACAATGAACCACTGTTGACATAATGCACAGTCAAAAATAATTCTGCCTGTTGTCTCTGAACAGGTATGCCATCCCCCCTGAGCATGGGAAGAGACTGGAGCGTCTAGCTACAGGTAAAAGAAAAATTCATACCGACATTGTATTCTTATATGAGTTGAGATTGAGGATGGAGTAAATTATTAAACAACAAAGTACACCACATAAATTAACTCAGCAATGAGAGGGAAGCATAGTAAAGGCAGAGCTACAGCATGCTAATGAGCATTGACTTCACACAGGCTGAAGCTGCTGCTAGTAGAGGTGTAGTAATCtgtataaatatgtttaatgcACTGACAAACCACTGTAGGAAATCCATAATATATGGCATTGGTTCACTTAAACTGTAATTTGTACAATTACATTTACGACTAAATAATTGTCTAGGAAGTGTTTCAGGTAAGACAAGTTCATAACAGTGTTATTGTtaggattactattgcaacaacacatcatcagtagggtaaaactaacctgtctcacgacggtctAAACCCAGCTCACATTCCCTATTAGCGGCCGAACAATCCAACGCTTGGTGAATTCTGCTTCTAGTTTTTATTCatctatcttttttttgttgtttgactGTCTTACATACACtgttaatgtgtatgtgtgtgtgtctgtttgtgtctttctttcAGGTTTCTTCCCCAATAGCTTCAAGGGTTGTGAGGCTTTTCTTCGTCACAAGATGACTCTAATCTCGCCTTCTGTACTGAAGAAGTACGGCATTCCTTTTGATAAGGTAGACTCTCAACATTTGAAAAATTACTGAATATTCTTGATATTTAAGCTCCCTTCATATACCAACTTTGTGAAAACTGCCCTGAAATTAACAGTGCTTGTTTTGAAAtcagtcattttattatttttttaaattttattttctttggtaATTTTTGGAAACCAAAAGTTTAGTGTTTTCTTATCCATCTCTTATTATAGACCAATAACTTTCTAATTCTCTCTTTATCTTTGTCCCTCCCTGTCAAAAACTGTCAGATTACTCAGGAAGCTGGAGAGTTCATGATCACTTTCCCTTACGGCTACCATGCTGGCTTCAATCATGGCTTCAACTGTGCGGAGTCCACCAACTTTGCCACTCTACGCTGGATAGACTATGGCAAAGTGGCCACACAGGTATTGCCAGCTTGTACTAGTTTGATAAGAGAAAGTCCCCctatatgtttttaatcatgTGGTTCAAATTTAAGTactcttattttaattttcagtttcattgtcaaCATCATACAGTATTGGacagaataaaatatattgaaattaTGGCTCAGGGGTGCACACAGATCTGTGCAATCATAAAGTTAagcctgtgtttttctgaagcAGATATCATATTTTTCCCCCTAGTGCACATGTAGCAAGGACATGGTAAAGATATCCATGGAGCCCTTTGTGAAGCGATTTCAGCCTGATCGGTATGCTAACTGGATGCTGGGCAAAGATTCAACCACTATTGACCATACGCTTGCCACACCCAGTACTACACCAGAGCTCCAGAGCTGGTTGCAGAGGCGCCgcaaaaacaaacctgttaATAAAGGGTACTGGATCCACACTGTGGcaatgtttcttctgttttttatggTATCTGTCCTGTTTTAGAGAGTAGTCTGCTGTAGCTAGTTGCTATTCCCACTGTGTACTCATAATGAAATATGTAAACAGTTTTCATCAACcttaataaaaatatgcaaatttcTCTTCAGCATTTGGAGACTTGTAAGATTGTGATGATCAACTTAATTAGTTGACTGGTTACCTTTGTGCATTGCCTTGACCTTAAGTATGTGGCCTGAAATATTTGGTGGCTGCAAAAGCCAAATGCTAAGTCCTGAGTCAAAAATAATCCACTCTTGTTTTcgttgtttttgtgttaattatatttttgagTTTCATTCTTTtaattctctctcttctcacagCAATAGCTACTCTCGTACGCGCTCCAAGCGCCTCAGAACCACAGAGCATCCTGTTGACCTGAGTGGAAGCTCAGCTCtaagtagcagcagcagcagcagcaagaggAAGGGTCTGGCTGGTCCACCTGGACCCAAGGTGCGAAAGTCTGTAGCCGGTACAACCGgcagggaagaagaaaaagagaagaaaaaagaagcgGAGTCGAAGCACAGCCAGAGTCAGAGCTCTGTTCATGTTTCTGGTAGGAGACTGTCTAATAGTAGTTATACTGCCCAACATTTCAGAAGATTTCTGTTAACTGAGctctataaaatgtttttacagttaaTATTTACTAGATGGTCAGCTTCATTGTATCCATCTTTTTATTCTAATCAGGTCCTTGCAAACAGATGTGTGTGGTCAAGGTTAATCGTGTAGAGAGTGATAGTTTGGGATTTTCAAATAAGGAGCTGTCCCAAAACTCTCACTGCAGCTCTCTTCCTTCCCGTGCTTCACCAGTAAACAGTGACCTAAAGGCAGAGACAGCCACTGATATTGACCATCCCCACCTCTCAGGATCAGGGGTCTTGAGCAGGACTCCTGAAGGACTCAGACAATGGTGTGAGGCTAGTCAAATGCATCTGGAAATTAATGAGTCAAGGTGTTGCTCTCCTGAACCACAAGACCTTTTAACTTCTCAGGACTGCTCTATCAGTCCCCCTCACCTGGAGGCCAACAAACTCGGCTCATGGTCCCACACACTGAGGATTTCTGCTGAAACTGAGATGAGCTTGTGTCCACCTGATTCTGAAGCTCACACATCTACTTTTTCGTGTAGAGAAGACTCTTTATGTGTAAATCCAAACACTGATGCCAGCATGGCCACAGGTCCCAAGACTTACACTAATATGGCTAAAATAGAGAGAATGGAGACTGTTGTTTATCCAAAACATAGCAGTCTACACTCTACTACAGAAGCACTTTATGATCTCAAAACTGAGCCAGTAGAGGGGGATATTTGCACTTCAATTGATTCTGTCTCCGCTTCAGGAAACAGTTGCAGTTTAAAAAGACACAACACAGAGGAAAATCCTCCTCTGCTACAGAGGAACACAGTGGATATGCCACAACTCACTCCTGAGCCAACAGATAAGATTGGAATCTGCTCTTTGCCACCTGTACTTACGCAAGAGATGCCGTCCCTTACCCCGGCTGATGATGGGGCTGATGATGCTCAAAAATCCAGATCATGCAATCACCAGATTGCACCTGTGCTACAGCGGGAGACACCAACTATCTGTTTGTCCCATGGAAccaaacaggaagagaaagaaactgAATTACTGATATCAAAAGAGTCCCTTCCAGTAGAGCAAGCCAGCAACTGGCATTTAGATCCTTCATGTAATTGTGAAGGGGCAACAGTGTCAGTCTTAAAAGGAAGCACAGCTCAATTATCTGCCGAAGCTATGTGCAAAATAACATCTGGTGTTCTCCATGAAATGGTAATAATGCCAGACATTGCTGCAGAAAAGGATCATAAAGAGCAGGAAAATCTTACTTCTGGGCAGAGTGGCCCAAGCCAGCTAGTTCAGAGTACTACATCGGaaacacaacatctgcttatcCCGACAGACTTGGCATATAGAGATAACTCCAAACATCCAACTCAAAGAGACGATGTCTTCACTCTAAGCAGCACTGGCTGTCCTTTAGCAGGTACCTCAAACAGTAATAACCCAGACCCTACCGCACCATTGTGCACTGACAGCCACTCAGCATTACAGCTCCAACACACTACCTACTCACTTTCACATTGTACCTCACAGAACCCATACACGAAGCCCAAACCATTTTCCAACAACATCTGGAAAAACTTAAATTCCCATGGTCCTGCAGTACTCATCCAGAGTCTACAACCAGAGCTCTCTGCTGACTTCACCCATGACCCTTTACCTTACACTATGTGGGCTGAACCTCAGTGCAAAGTGGTCACTGATCTGGATGACCCAGAACAAGACCTCCGTGAGTCAGAGAACCAGGAAGAAGAAGGTGGGCCTCTTACCTGGGCTCAGCTTGAGCCCACCTCTTTAGTTTCGGTTGGTGCTGTTGAGCCCCTGGGGTTTCGTGGAGATTATGAGCTCCACAGAGGGGAAGTGGTTGGGGTTGAAGCCCTCTCTCTGTGCAGGGAGATGGGAAGACAGAGGGAGGCAGGGGAAAATCTACAGTCAGATGCTGCAGTTTTACCTCTCAGGATGGGAAGAGGAGAACAGGATGAGTTGTGTGACATGGAGGAAGGGGGATCTGATGTCGATGACGATGTCGAGCAGGAAAGTAGCACCAAGGGAGGGAGCAGTAGTGACTCATCTGATGAGGAGGAAAACGATACCACAAACATCAACTGTGATGAATCTGGCCTGGAACCTGGGGAGGTGTGTGCTGTGAGTATTATTTGCACAAAGTCATACAAATTCAGTCTTTTGCTCAAGTTTAATACAAATACCAATTATTTGCACTCTGATGCTTTGCGATGATACCTGTTCATAACAGTACCCTGCCCTGTCAGTGAAGAGGACGACTAAGAGCTGGCGACACCCACTCAGGAAACCTACTGCAAGGGCTGTACCCACTGCTGTCAAACAACAAGCTGCCAGTGATGATGGTGGGTTCATTTAAACACTCACAGTTCACTGAAGTGTTGCCTTAAAAGACAGGTCATATATGCACATAAGCCATTAGTTGTGCTAATTTCAATAAAAAACCAGGGACATTTCCTGTGGTTGGTGCTGAAGAGGCCAAAAACCACGATCCTTTGACTTTTGTTGCTTGCATTGCAGTGAGTACAGTTgccataatgttttttttaagaacagTTGGGTTTGTAGACCTTAACCCCATATTGTACATTCTTACAAAGCAGgacattttctttgttaaaaGATAGCAAGAAATTATTCTAAAAATACTAAGGGTCAGAACTTGCTTGGTAGTGAGTTAACAATTTTTCAAATGTCAAGTAATGTCAGCTAAAATTTGTGTTTTCCTACAGTGTGAGTTTTTATAAAAAGTGAACCGTTCTGCACTGTGGTCCCCACTTTTCCTCGTCATGTTTCTCATTTAATGCCCCCCTCCTCCAAATGGTTCTTCTGACGTCAGTGTGCTCATAAACCCAACATATTTAAGGCTTGGGCCTACCACAGTAAAATAACCTAATGATAGatcctctgtttgttttcatggttttaaCAGGGTGGGTGGGAGAGCGGGCCCTCAATTGACAGCTActaacatacatacacaaagcCCTGTTCATCGTCTTCATGGTtgtgaaaatggatggatgatttagTGTACATTTTAGGTGCTTATCCTTGAGTAGGAAATAACTATAACTGAGACTCATGTCTGAGCTTTTTATCATTTTGGGCAAATTTATAAACAGGCCTAGCACccttttcactcaaaatgttttacaggtCACTGGAGGAAACTGTTAGCACTGCCGGTGGATTAGATCTGACTTAGTCTATTAATACAGAATTCGATTGTGCGAATGATGCATGTTGAGTTTTTTGTATTCATCTCACACAATTGTTTCAGATTTACCATAGGCTTTATTAACTACCAGATGAGATTTGCACTTGGTATAGCATGAGTCATCACCTGGGCCAAAGTAAAATAGGTGAATGAATACCTAGTGATAGTGATCGTAAGGCTTT
This genomic window from Mastacembelus armatus chromosome 1, fMasArm1.2, whole genome shotgun sequence contains:
- the kdm4c gene encoding lysine-specific demethylase 4C isoform X5, which translates into the protein MAGAEVYTPANPTCKIMTFRPTMEEFRDFNQYLVYMESQGAHRAGLAKVIPPKGWKPRRTYDDIDDLMIDAPIQQMVAGQSGLFTQYNIQKKPLSVQEFRRLANSDMHCTPRYLNYEDLERKYWKNLTFVSPIYGADVSGTLYDEDVEEWNIGHLNSILDVIEEDCGVSIQGVNTPYLYFGMWKTTFSWHTEDMDLYSINYLHFGEPKSWYAIPPEHGKRLERLATGFFPNSFKGCEAFLRHKMTLISPSVLKKYGIPFDKITQEAGEFMITFPYGYHAGFNHGFNCAESTNFATLRWIDYGKVATQCTCSKDMVKISMEPFVKRFQPDRYANWMLGKDSTTIDHTLATPSTTPELQSWLQRRRKNKPVNKGNSYSRTRSKRLRTTEHPVDLSGSSALSSSSSSSKRKGLAGPPGPKVRKSVAGTTGREEEKEKKKEAESKHSQSQSSVHVSGPCKQMCVVKVNRVESDSLGFSNKELSQNSHCSSLPSRASPVNSDLKAETATDIDHPHLSGSGVLSRTPEGLRQWCEASQMHLEINESRCCSPEPQDLLTSQDCSISPPHLEANKLGSWSHTLRISAETEMSLCPPDSEAHTSTFSCREDSLCVNPNTDASMATGPKTYTNMAKIERMETVVYPKHSSLHSTTEALYDLKTEPVEGDICTSIDSVSASGNSCSLKRHNTEENPPLLQRNTVDMPQLTPEPTDKIGICSLPPVLTQEMPSLTPADDGADDAQKSRSCNHQIAPVLQRETPTICLSHGTKQEEKETELLISKESLPVEQASNWHLDPSCNCEGATVSVLKGSTAQLSAEAMCKITSGVLHEMVIMPDIAAEKDHKEQENLTSGQSGPSQLVQSTTSETQHLLIPTDLAYRDNSKHPTQRDDVFTLSSTGCPLAGTSNSNNPDPTAPLCTDSHSALQLQHTTYSLSHCTSQNPYTKPKPFSNNIWKNLNSHGPAVLIQSLQPELSADFTHDPLPYTMWAEPQCKVVTDLDDPEQDLRESENQEEEGGPLTWAQLEPTSLVSVGAVEPLGFRGDYELHRGEVVGVEALSLCREMGRQREAGENLQSDAAVLPLRMGRGEQDELCDMEEGGSDVDDDVEQESSTKGGSSSDSSDEEENDTTNINCDESGLEPGEVCAYPALSVKRTTKSWRHPLRKPTARAVPTAVKQQAASDDG